From Mytilus edulis chromosome 8, xbMytEdul2.2, whole genome shotgun sequence, one genomic window encodes:
- the LOC139484960 gene encoding uncharacterized protein isoform X2: MIAHSDDSKMSNQTFHDAWIDVVEATTRLGGSPFQQKCADLKIASLDRESLEDLMINLKQINEDRFKELTDKVQNVEAVVVDPVPVHKRARIKKAITDWQSVDEKFVETNSSKQLYKCLKENNFVSVTGSAGIGKSITSRHVALQMMLEGYDVIPVKSPSEIFVSKNKTLYIYDDICGRYEAIQHEIEDWDRHIDVILDCYSLSPIKILANCRLQVYQSPKFQTQELLTKCKFDMSIGKNAICTDDKRKIALKYIPAMYTKQMSNEYIEQYECFPLLCSMVANFEESKIMIFLEKGPYDIFEKEYDKMKNIGSEMNYCALAVTTIFNNKLNERLLTNEISQKEKEIFTDIFEACGQNTCTSRISLKTHLDSLIGSFISKEDNVYSFRHEKLFDISCLYFSKKFISCMVKNCEIVLLFERFELECTIKEDQGGDSIVLPKNLEDLFFHRLINEATDETILDIFGCKPMENYQFRERLLHSLKTKNEEFISKVLHMNHFGKTVFHLMCQLGFTDILSFCITKNVDIDYYDEIGMTPLHYACRYETESAVDFLIEADVKINIYKRRGFTPLYEACRQENIDIVKKLLQHGACPNLSTQRSSIPLIVSTENGNLEIIKMLIEHKADVNRQNRDGRSALHYACCLGQKDIADLLITHGADIDLKTKHNESPLHLACIGLHGSIVDILISDTTDIFQRCTNSNMSTFATIVEKNEKEILRKLLKTVSDKNMLYPEIEFACTTKNVFVLQGILEVGIDVNTRLSKGDSALHITCRNGFYLGAEMLIGKGAYINEYSKDGLTTIQLACVTPNKQLVDLLISNGASVNNWRKGSAIPHALHITCIMKEDEMAISLINGNADVNQIAELKRNTVYRSEKSHCITNIYDEVYSHTRLMISPLEIVCIGKMLNLNLVEVLLKNGANSNIKSLSGIKPLLIASFYKYDPLVKLLLNNKADANVCDNIDILCLSNMHYKGDEDISELLSYGNVCFNNTKTTPLHVAIINNSQSIVNELLQNRARNDIACDISPFMFAIQNDRRNIPTDRQQIIDFYRNYKKIEDILPLHAACLLGFRTIAEILVKKTLPHDKEAVILIRPFQVACIKGHMYEKWPYITNKPFSLSALQIACLGQYWDTCKMLIQNGVVRKSTFEVSDLLVASFLGDKKNIELTMCDKRIYETSVLRFAYENKGIEIVKQLLETNKEDEFDDDLKTLFFIACSKGDTETVSHICSIVHKYNINDYIDATPLHTACENGNAETVQFLLSQNAYVDSISIENETPLHIACKKGLNDVVRSLLQRGAKPFLTNKHGENVYHLVSRYNYLDCARSVFEFRKKSLTNTDAEPGVNSRTVNGKNALYFSFENKNKNMMKLILNFGANADEIFDDIEEPLLLKACREDSLELVEVLLEYSSAVNRKTFDGKDALYFSYKNQNKMLMKCLLRYGATINNYYGTEGETLLSKACRKGYVDIVSILLDECCYVNAKNNNGETALCIACQCNEIAIATLLTQNGADINKKSYEGLCPLYFACINENENMANLLLQNNAYTDIMFSDSQSMLMKCCTNKFYGIVDLLLKHGADVNICHYAGETALYNAFQMGDAKLMLILLKYDADWDVCCHEKEQFLYEACERGLEEIVEIILQRDPNINVNAILFDNKTSLYACYSAISDANSSQYKIYISIGSLLRRHGANLFTLTKANDSPFHQLCMKCRPNDIKVALESCVVERNALEIVFQYACSQNDQDIAMLLWDFCKQPFISENSLIRADNENNHITALPLLLQLDVNMVDKTGKTALHIACLNGNSYMVEQLLQSRNTDVGIQANNGYTALHFACFYGHLRVIHMLIERGANIQTRTYSDETVVELAFSQLKGNVITCLLDLNEFETLQQCKEKMQLFLKTYCCSNSMKKPLRRILTLMNPSSYIDTIDYPLHFACRKGDGELIDQLLEKRSNVDCISFYGETPLIICISNNDLQNVKLLLEKGASVNKLANISEYGIDQLFVNTSIYMLKDVTPISLACFFENLPLIQILIDYNAKINTTVHICYYNTKDCPSKCEIMTPLFISVIQNNLHSVHLLVEGILDSCLNDLNYILIGSLYNNSDLTEENCHKCDRLVLTPFQAACVTDRTDIASYFAQTNQVDVNLAFQISPVLLSLYFQYPDMMIRVIDTYGLVNKNFETEVTPLIFSALVGNFRLMDILLDNSGNHECYATISVLLIAALSEDVLRIFDCYSDDYFVYSECFVNPLAICLLRKNMEMASLLLNEYASTSCISEMDASHIICFRKQTEHLRLIFESRLNLRRKFNIQMWHLLIMEDDQSDYYTSNNISALNPIYLCVTLIELSCFLRDTALLELLLKSEYTLDGVMEISPLLLSLLFMNKPIVLSNALLQLLDTNSYGSSSRLCKSAWMVIAMISNKHALDILTLRLTEDSFQMTNSADLGLAMLVVFYMHHDLVERQLYDMKYLSTTDVLCEVSLAEINAIELLFNDNEDENIYNNEIEYQGMKNIHNNVIEFQGMKLDRFKINLAYLTLLRNKKLKCLPVQAYNGSINSLPFFAVEMFYLIQQRIPRCLLSVNQISYEKTIITQLMVACLLDNKSNVNFLCYMGKSVQLNEMSFWHLASIHKVKLWDSCPTIFEMACNSNFKATFNELHLSCMKEKMTIVKYLLKNNCDVNASACLTPLHMFPIILSHHFYLEHSHLIDKFIDIIDSLKSSRSNMDFLVLPVEFNAIHLVMFSDDIEYMKLLIQKRCDLNAVAKLSTLSLYLLHFFEDDSLISFNTVNAISEVTAMHIACILDKSDFVEFLLSNKSNINSYGSIHPLHLNAFHCEDILELITDKSFFTLTVFHTAILCRNTYIAEILIENGTNFEMTASLYLELYIQNDKHISTQSSVKSLHLAYLFGNEHIFRTILSKTLLMNINEKVSLSAWHLFDSDSIHDMTSHYTSKGDIQLTFNILHIACITGDSLYANVLINEEANVNLEAEMCTTDFTGNEIIITKCPLHFAAEIGSLDLCKILIENGAKLDVKTNVIGFQPWHLALYHGYDEVVYFLLTYCRLTNFNRKQFLFVFILFLLRKNFSKIVLPFIAKSKHFLILLAFYKYLMNVLGFTGDLNFHSRRITSSEYTPLTTIDNGSLYHVYEELMSVYETIDTSDRLYLSDIDYDYH; encoded by the exons ATGATTGCTCATTCAGATGACAGCAAAATGTCGAATCAAACTTTTCATGACGCTTGGATCGATGTTGTTGAG GCGACAACAAGACTTGGTGGATCACCGTTTCAACAGAAGTGTGCCGATTTAAAAATTGCCAGTTTGGACAGAGAGTCATTGGAAGATTTGATGATCAACCTGAAGCAAATCAATGAAGACAGATTTAAGGAACTTACTGACAAAGTTCAAAACGTAGAAGCAGTTGTAGTCGATCCTGTGCCTGTGCACAAGAGAG CGAGAATTAAAAAAGCTATAACAGATTGGCAATCTGTAGATGAAAAATTTGTGGAAACAAATAGTTCAAAACAATTGTATAAGTGCTTAAAGGAGAATAATTTTGTGTCTGTTACTGGAAGTGCAGGAATAGGAAAGTCCATAACATCAAGACATGTGGCTCTCCAAATGATGCTTGAAGGCTATGATGTAATACCAGTTAAGTCTCCAAGTGAgatttttgtttctaaaaataaaaccttatatatatatgacgACATTTGTGGCAGGTATGAAGCTATTCAGCATGAAATAGAAGATTGGGATAGACATATTGACGTCATTTTAGACTGTTATTCTTTATCACCGATAAAAATATTGGCCAATTGCCGACTTCAAGTTTATCAAAGTCCTAAATTCCAAACTCAAGAACTATTAACTAAGTGCAAGTTTGATATGTCAATCGGAAAAAATGCAATATGTACAGACGACAAAAGAAAAATTGCCCTCAAATACATTCCTGCCATGTATACAAAACAAATGTCTAACGAATATATAGAACAATATGAATGTTTTCCTTTATTATGCAGCATGGTTGCAAATTTTGAAGAGAGTAAGATaatgatttttttggaaaaaggacCTTATGACATTTTTGAGAAAGAGTATGATAAAATGAAGAACATAGGTAGTGAAATGAATTACTGTGCTTTGGCAGTAACAACtattttcaacaataaattaaACGAACGTTTATTAACTAACGAAATATcacaaaaagaaaaggaaataTTCACAGATATATTTGAAGCCTGTGGACAAAATACTTGCACGTCTCGAATATCTTTAAAAACACATCTTGATTCCTTAATAGGATCCTTTATTTCAAAAGAAGACAATGTTTATAGTTTTCGTCATGAAAAACTTTTTGATATAAGCTGCCtttatttttctaagaaatttaTAAGCTGTATGGTGAAAAATTGTGAAATTGTATTGCTATTCGAACGGTTTGAATTAGAGTGCACCATAAAAGAAGATCAAGGTGGAGATTCTATAGTTCTACCAAAGAACCTAGAGGACCTATTCTTTCATAGGTTAATTAATGAAGCAACAGACGAAACTATTTTAGATATATTCGGATGCAAACCAATGGAAAACTATCAGTTTAGAGAACGATTATTACATTCtctaaaaacgaaaaatgaaGAATTCATATCGAAAGTATTGCACATGAACCATTTTGGAAAAACAGTTTTTCATTTGATGTGTCAGCTAGGATTTACAGATATCCTATCCTTTTGCATCACTAAAAATGTCGATATTGATTATTACGACGAAATTGGAATGACACCCCTTCATTATGCCTGTAGATATGAAACTGAATCTGCAGTTGATTTTTTAATCGAGGCAGATGTTAAAATTAACATTTACAAACGTCGTGGATTCACACCACTTTATGAGGCTTGCAGGCAGGAAAATATTGATATCGTTAAAAAACTTCTTCAACATGGAGCATGTCCGAATTTATCTACTCAAAGGTCTTCAATTCCATTAATTGTATCAACAGAGAATGGTAATCTTGAAATCATAAAAATGCTAATTGAACATAAGGCAGATGTAAATAGACAAAACAGAGATGGACGATCTGCCTTACATTATGCATGCTGTCTCGGTCAAAAGGATATAGCAGATCTTCTTATAACACATGGTGCCgatattgatttaaaaacaaaacacaatgaATCTCCTTTGCATCTTGCTTGCATTGGGCTTCATGGTTCAATTGTTGATATACTTATTTCAGACACCACGGATATATTTCAACGTTGTACAAATTCAAATATGTCAACATTTGCAACAATCGTagagaaaaatgaaaaagaaattcttagaaaGCTTCTTAAAACGGTATCAGATAAAAATATGCTTTACCCTGAAATAGAATTTGCATGCACAACCAAGAACGTATTTGTTCTTCAAGGGATTTTGGAAGTAGGTATCGATGTTAATACACGTTTATCAAAGGGTGATTCCGCTCTACATATCACGTGCAGGAATGGATTTTATTTAGGTGCTGAAATGTTAATAGGAAAAGGGgcttatataaatgaatattctaAGGACGGACTTACAACAATTCAGCTTGCTTGCGTAACACCAAACAAACAGCTTGTTGATTTACTAATTTCAAACGGAGCAAGTGTGAATAATTGGCGCAAAGGAAGTGCAATTCCACACGCActccatattacatgtataatgaaagaAGATGAAATGGCGATATCACTTATAAATGGAAATGCTGATGTTAATCAAATTGCAGAACTTAAAAGAAACACTGTGTATAGGTCAGAAAAAAGCCATTGTATTACAAATATTTATGACGAAGTCTATTCTCACACAAGATTGATGATAAGCCCGCTTGAAATTGTGTGCATCGGAAAAATGTTAAATCTTAATCTTGTCGAAGTTCTTTTAAAAAACGGCGCAAATTCGAACATCAAAAGCTTAAGCGGCATAAAACCTTTACTTATTGCAagtttttataaatatgaccCATTGGTAAAACTTCTTTTGAACAATAAAGCGGATGCTAACGTGTGCGACAACATTGACATTTTGTGTTTGTCTAACATGCATTATAAAGGAGATGAAGACATAAGCGAACTTTTATCGTATGGTAATGTTTGCTTCAACAACACTAAAACCACACCATTACACGTAGCCATCATAAACAATTCGCAATCTATTGTAAATGAATTACTACAAAACCGTGCAAGAAATGACATCGCGTGTGATATTTCGCCTTTTATGTTCGCTATTCAGAACGACCGTAGGAATATTCCAACAGATCGCCAGCAGATTATTGATTTTTACCGCAATTACAAGAAAATTGAAGATATTCTTCCTCTTCATGCAGCATGTCTTTTAGGATTTAGAACTATTGCTGAAATTTTAGTTAAGAAAACATTGCCACATGATAAAGAAGCAGTTATTCTAATTCGTCCATTCCAAGTAGCCTGCATTAAAGGACATATGTACGAAAAATGGCCTTATATTACAAACAAACCATTTTCATTATCTGCTTTACAGATTGCATGTCTTGGGCAATACTGGGATACATGTAAAATGTTAATACAGAACGGAGTTGTTAGAAAAAGCACATTCGAGGTGTCAGACCTGTTGGTAGCTTCATTTTTGGGTGACaagaaaaatatagaattaaCTATGTGCGACAAAAGAATCTATGAAACATCTGTTCTTCGTTTCGCTTACGAAAACAAAGGAATAGAAATTGTTAAACAATTGCTAGAAACCAATAAAGAGGATGAATTTGATGATGATTTAAAAACTTTGTTTTTCATAGCCTGCTCAAAAGGAGACACTGAAACTGTTTCTCACATTTGTAGTATTGTAcacaaatataatattaatgattATATCGATGCAACACCATTGCATACTGCTTGTGAAAATGGCAATGCTGAAACTGTTCAATTTCTCTTATCACAGAATGCATATGTAGATTCAATTTCCATAGAAAACGAAACCCCTCTGCATATAGCATGCAAAAAAGGTCTAAACGATGTTGTTAGGTCATTGCTACAAAGAGGAGCAAAACCGTTTTTAACTAATAAACATGGAGAAAATGTTTATCATTTGGTATCAAGGTATAACTATTTAGACTGTGCAAGAAGTGTATtcgaatttagaaaaaaatctttgaCAAATACAGATGCTGAACCGGGTGTAAATAGTCGTACAGTAAACGGAAAAAATGCTTTGTACttctcatttgaaaataaaaataagaatatgatgAAACTTATTCTAAATTTTGGTGCTAATGCAGATGAAATATTTGATGATATTGAAGAGCCATTATTGCTGAAAGCTTGCAGAGAGGACAGTCTAGAATTGGTAGAAGTACTACTTGAATATTCATCCGCAGTCAATCGAAAAACTTTTGATGGCAAAGATGCTTTGTATTTCTCGTACAAAAACCAGAATAAAATGTTGATGAAATGTCTCCTCAGGTATGGAGCAACAATCAATAATTATTATGGGACAGAAGGGGAAACATTACTATCCAAAGCTTGCAGAAAAGGTTATGTAGACATTGTAAGCATATTACTAGATGAATGTTGTTATGTAAATGCAAAAAACAACAACGGAGAGACTGCTCTCTGTATTGCATGTCAGTGCAATGAAATTGCAATCGCAACCTTATTGACACAAAACGGTGCAGACATAAACAAAAAATCGTATGAAGGGTTGTGTCCCCTTTATTTTGCATGTATAAATGAAAACGAAAACATGGCAAATTTATTGTTGCAGAACAACGCTTATACCGATATAATGTTTTCTGATTCTCAAAGTATGCTTATGAAATGCTGCACGAACAAATTTTACGGCATCGTTGATCTTTTATTGAAGCATGGAGCAGATGTGAATATTTGTCATTATGCCGGAGAGACTGCTTTGTATAATGCATTTCAAATGGGAGATGCCAAGTTAATGCTAATTTTGCTTAAGTATGATGCTGACTGGGATGTATGTTGTCATGAAAAAGAACAATTTTTGTATGAGGCTTGTGAAAGAGGCTTAGAAGAAATTGTAGAAATTATTTTACAGCGAGATCCAAATATCAACGTCAATGCAATCCTATTCGATAATAAAACGTCGTTATATGCGTGTTATAGTGCAATATCAGATGCCAACTCATCtcagtataaaatatacatatcAATAGGATCCTTACTTAGACGTCATGGGGCAAATTTATTTACGTTAACAAAGGCAAATGATTCACCTTTTCATCAATTATGTATGAAATGTAGACCCAACGACATAAAAGTAGCGTTAGAAAGCTGTGTGGTTGAAAGAAATGCTTTAGAAATAGTATTTCAATATGCCTGTTCACAGAACGACCAGGATATAGCAATGTTATTGTGGGACTTCTGTAAACAACCATTCATATCTGAAAACTCGTTAATAAGAGCTGACAATGAAAATAACCATATCACTGCTTTGCCTCTTTTATTACAACTAGATGTAAATATGGTAGATAAAACCGGCAAAACAGCTCTTCATATTGCATGTTTGAACGGAAATAGCTATATGGTAGAACAACTTTTACAATCTCGCAACACAGATGTTGGTATTCAGGCAAATAATGGATATACTGCATTACATTTTGCATGCTTTTATGGACACCTTAGAGTCATACACATGTTGATTGAAAGAGGAGCTAACATACAAACACGTACATATTCTGATGAAACAGTAGTAGAACTGGCGTTTTCTCAGTTAAAGGGAAATGTTATTACTTGTTTGTTAGACTTAAATGAGTTCGAGACATTACAACAGTGTAAGGAAAAAATGCAACTCTTTTTGAAAACATATTGCTGTTCGAATAGCATGAAAAAACCATTAAGGCGAATCCTTACTTTAATGAACCCTAGTTCGTACATTGATACCATTGATTACCCTCTGCACTTTGCTTGCAGGAAAGGCGATGGTGAACTTATTGATCAATTGCTTGAAAAAAGATCAAATGTAGACTGTATATCATTTTACGGGGAGACCCCTCTCATAATTTGCATAAGTAACAatgatttacaaaatgtaaaactattattgGAAAAGGGAGCTTCGGTTAATAAATTGGCAAATATATCCGAATATGGAATCGATCAACTTTTCGTAAACACAAGTATTTATATGCTGAAAGATGTGACTCCAATCTCTTTGGCCTGCTTTTTTGAAAATCTTCCCCTAATTCAAATTCTGATTGATTATAACGCTAAAATCAATACAACAGTCCATATTTGCTACTACAATACGAAAGATTGTCCTTCCAAGTGTGAAATAATGACACCTCTGTTTATATCtgttatacaaaacaatttacattcAGTGCATCTTTTAGTTGAAGGTATTCTGGATTCCTGTCTCAACGATCTAAATTACATACTTATTGGCTCACTCTACAACAACAGTGATTTAACGGAAGAAAACTGTCATAAATGTGACAGGCTAGTTCTCACACCATTTCAAGCAGCTTGTGTCACTGACCGGACAGACATCGCGTCGTATTTTGCGCAAACCAACCAGGTAGATGTAAACCTAGCGTTCCAAATATCTCCTGTGTTATTATCTTTGTATTTTCAGTATCCAGACATGATGATACGTGTGATAGATACATATGGATTAGTAAACAAAAATTTTGAAACTGAAGTTACTCCATTAATTTTCTCAGCTCTTGTTGGAAATTTCAGATTGATGGACATCCTGCTAGACAATTCTGGAAACCATGAATGCTATGCTACAATATCTGTTTTGCTAATTGCTGCACTAAGTGAAGATGTTCTCCGTATATTTGACTGTTATTCTGATGATTATTTTGTTTACTCAGAATGTTTTGTAAATCCACTAGCGATATGCCTCTTGCGGAAAAATATGGAAATGGCTTCTTTATTGTTAAATGAATATGCAAGTACTTCCTGTATTTCAGAAATGGATGCTTCACATATTATTTGCTTTAGAAAACAAACAGAACATTTACGTCTTATTTTTGAAAGCAGATTAAatctccgaagaaaattcaataTTCAGATGTGGCATTTGCTTATAATGGAAGACGATCAAAGTGATTATTATACCTCTAATAATATCAGTGCTCTAAATCCAATTTATTTGTGTGTCACATTAATAGAGCTTTCATGTTTCCTCCGAGATACTGCTTTACTAGAGCTTCTGTTGAAGTCCGAATATACACTTGACGGTGTAATGGAAATTTCCCCGTTATTATTATCCTTATTGTTTATGAATAAGCCTATCGTTTTATCTAATGCACTGCTTCAATTACTAGACACAAACTCATATGGCAGCTCTTCGAGGTTATGTAAATCTGCTTGGATGGTTATAGCAATGATTTCAAATAAGCATGCTTTAGATATTCTAACTCTCAGATTGACAGAAGACTCCTTTCAGATGACAAATTCTGCAGATTTGGGTTTAGCTATGTTAGTTGTCTTTTATATGCACCATGATCTTGTTGAAAGACAACTGTATGACATGAAATATCTATCAACAACAGACGTTCTCTGTGAAGTCAGTTTAGCTGAAATAAATGCCATTGAACTTCTTTTTAATGATAACGAAGATGAAAACATTtataataatgaaatagaatACCAGGGTATGAAAAACATACACAACAATGTAATAGAATTCCAGGGTATGAAACTGGATAGATTCAAGATAAATCTAGCATACTTAACATTGCTACGGAATAAGAAATTAAAATGTTTACCGGTACAGGCGTATAATGGATCAATCAATTCTTTACCGTTTTTTGcagttgaaatgttttatttgatacagcAACGAATACCAAGatgtttgttatcagtaaatcaaATTTCTTATGAAAAAACAATTATCACACAACTTATGGTGGCTTGCTTGCTTGACAATAAATCTAATGtgaattttttatgttatatggGAAAAAGCGTTCAACTTAATGAAATGTCGTTTTGGCATCTGGCAAGTATACACAAAGTGAAACTTTGGGATTCATGTCCAACAATATTTGAAATGGCTTGCAATAGCAATTTCAAAGCAACCTTTAATGAGCTACATTTATCCTGTATGAAAGAAAAGATGACAATTgtgaaatatcttttaaaaaataactgtGACGTGAATGCTTCAGCTTGTCTAACACCGCTCCATATGTTCCCTATTATACTCAGTCATCACTTTTATTTAGAACATTCCCATTTAATAGATAAGTTCATTGATATTATTGATTCTCTGAAGAGTTCAAGAAGCAACATGGATTTTTTAGTTTTACCCGTGGAGTTTAATGCCATTCATTTAGTGATGTTTTCAGACGACATAGAATATATGAAACTATTGATTCAAAAGAGATGTGATCTGAATGCAGTAGCAAAATTATCAACCTTATCCTTATATTTGCTTCATTTCTTTGAAGATGATAGTTTAATATCATTTAATACAGTAAATGCCATATCAGAGGTGACGGCAATGCACATCGCCTGTATTTTAGATAAAAGTGATTTCGTTGAGTTTCTTTTAtcaaacaaaagtaatataaactCATACGGATCAATTCATCCTTTGCATTTAAATGCATTCCACTGCGAGGATATTTTGGAATTGATAACTGACAAATCGTTTTTTACGTTGACAGTATTTCATACTGCTATTTTGTGTCGAAACACATATATAGCAGAAATTCTTATTGAAAACGGCACAAACTTTGAAATGACTGCATCGTTATATTTGGAACTGTACATACAAAATGACAAACACATCTCTACTCAGTCGTCAGTTAAATCGCTGCACTTGGCGTATTTATTTGGAAATGAACACATTTTCAGGACAATTCTGTCTAAAACTTTACTCATGAATATAAACGAGAAAGTGTCTTTATCAGCATGGCATTTATTTGACAGTGACTCAATTCACGACATGACTTCACATTATACATCCAAGGGAGATATCCAATTGACATTCAACATTCTTCACATAGCTTGTATTACTGGGGATAGTTTATATGCAAATGTGTTGATCAATGAAGAGGCTAATGTAAATTTAGAAGCAGAAATGTGTACAACCGATTTTACAGGAAATgaaattataattacaaaatgcCCATTGCATTTTGCAGCAGAGATAGGAAGTTTAGATTTATGCAAGATATTAATAGAGAATGGAGCCAAACTGGATGTCAAAACTAATGTAATAGGATTTCAGCCATGGCATTTGGCGTTATATCATGGATATGATGAGGTTGTGTATTTTCTTCTTACATATTGTCGATTAACAAATTTTAATAGGAAGCAatttttgttcgtttttattttattccTACTACGCAAAAATTTCAGTAAGATTGTTCTTCCATTTATAGCAAAATCAAAACACTTTCTTATACTTTTAGCATTTTATAAATACTTAATGAATGTACTTGGATTTACTGGTGATCTTAATTTTCACTCAAGAAGGATAACCAGTTCAGAATATACTCCACTTACAACAATTGACAATGGAtcgctatatcatgtatatgaagaGTTAATGAGTGTATATGAAACAATAGACACAAGTGACCGTTTGTATTTGAGCGATATTGATTATGATTATCATTAA